The Deltaproteobacteria bacterium genome includes the window GGACCTGCTGGCGGGAGTCTCGCTGGGGTGGGCGCGGGGAACCGTGGACTACACGGCCTCCGGGGTGACGGGCGAGGCCGCGACCACCGTGACGAGCGTCAATCCGTACGTGGGCTGGCAGTCCCCGGGCGGCATGAACCTGTGGGTTACGGGGGGCTATGGCTGGGGCGAGGTGGAACTCGACGAGTCGGGAGGCACGGAAGCGAGCGACCTGACGCAGCGGATGGTGGCGGCCGGGGTGAACGGGCCTGTGTTGTCCAGCGATGGGGTGGTCGGGGGCGGCACTACGAGCCTGCGTCTGAAGGGCGAGACGGCGTTTTCGTGGGCGGATATCGACGGTTCCGGGACTCTCGAGGAAACGACGTTGAGCGCCAGCCGGCATCGGCTGATGTTGGAAGGGGTGCACGAGCGGAGACTTGACTCGGGGGCGACCTTTACGCCGTCCATCGAGGTGGGCATGCGCTATGACGGCGGCGACGGCGACACGGGTGGCGGCGTCGAGACCGGAGGAGGCCTGCGTTACGCGGACGCCGCCTCGGGACTGACCGTCGAAGGCCGGGCCCGGACCCTGTTCGCCCACAGCGGCGATTACGAGGAGTGGGGTGTGAGCGGGTTGTTGCGGCTCGATCCGGGCGAGGCGGGCCTGGGGTTCGCGGTGAGCCTGCGGCCGGCCTGGGGCCCGACGGCGGGCGGCGTGAAACGGCTATGGAACACCGGCGTCACCGACTTGGTGGCAGACGATCAAACGGGGCGCGTCCATGCGCGGGTAGCGTATGGTTTCGGCACCTCGTGGGGCGGCCGGGGCGTGCTGACTCCCTACACCGACGTGTCGCTCTCCGGGGCGGGGTCACGGCGGTTCAGCCTCGGCGGGCAGTTCACGCTGGGGTCGTCCGTCAGGATGAGCCTGGAAGGCATGCACCGCAATCCGGCTCGCGGCGGCGCCAACCATGGCGTCATGCTGAGCGCCAGCATGACCTGGTAGTCGTACCGGCAACCCCCTTTTCTCCCATCGCCGGCGGCGGCAGCCAACTACTTCCGCTGCAGGTCCGGATCGGCGAGAGTGGTGTCCTGTCCCGGCGGCGCCTCGTTCAACGCCTCTTCGAGCGAAGGTCTCGGCGCCCATTCCTCGGGCGGCCGGGCCTCGCCCTCCCAGTCCACTTGGTCGAGCCCCCAGAAAATTTCCAGACTGTGGCCGTCGGGGTCGCGGAACTCCACCGACACCTGACAGCCGGCTCGACGGCGGCCGTGGAAATCGATGGGCACGCCGTGCTTCTCGAGGTGGTCCCGGGCGCGGAAGACATCGTCGAGTGTGGGGACCTCGAACGCCAGGTGGTGCAGTTCCCGGCCCTCGGAAGTATCCTCGGCCTGACCGATGACGCCGAGCCCATGATGGTCTTCGTTGAAGCGCATGAACACCATCCGGCCCGGCACCATGCTCTCCGGGTAGACGTCGGAAACCTTGAAGCCGAGCACCTGGGTGTAGAACCGGACGGAGGCGTCGATGTCCCGGACCACCAGCACGGCGTGACTCATGTTGCCGATACGGAAGGGCATGTCGGCCGGCGGCTGGATTCCCTTCATCGCCTGCACCTCCGGGGCGTGTAGACCTTCCAGATCGACCTTGCCTCGTTGAGTCATGTTCCTGGCCATGTCCGAAGTCCTCCATGACGGCGACTGCGTTCCGCCCCGATCCTTTGGGCTTGCTTTGGCGTGACTTGCGCTATACCGTATAGCCCAATCATCAGCACGCCGCGAGCGGACCCATGCCGCGGCGTGCTCAACGGTGCCCGGTCTGCCGCGGCCGCATGGCCGGCGGCGATCACAGACATGGGAGGCTGACATGAGCGCAATACCTCGTACCAAATTCATGGCGTTGGCCGCGGCTCTAGCGGTGTTGCTGGCGGCGGCTGCCGCCTCGGCGCAGACCGTCAAGGTGGCGGTTCCGACGTTCCTTACCGGCGGCGGCGCGCCGACTTACGGCACCGCATCCAAGAACGGCGTGGAGCTGGTGGTCCGCGCCATCAACGAAGGGACCCTGCCGGCGCCCTACAACAGCGTCGGGCTGGCCGGCCGCAAGATCGATCTCGTGGTCTACGACGAGTCGGGCGGCGGCACCAAGCAGGTGACGGAGCTGCGCAACAAGGTGCAGAAGGAGGGCGTGGATGTCGTGGTCGGCTATGTCTCCTCCGGGAGCTGCGCCGCCATCGCCCGGGTGGTGGAGGAGCTTCGGGTCCTGACTCTGCTGACGGTATGCGGCACGCCGCGCGTCTTCGAGGAGCTGGTGAAGGAGCCGAAGTACCTCTTCCGCATCATCAACCATAGCACCGCGGGCAACGTGGGCGCCGCGCACTACGTCGTCAAGAAGCTCCGGAACGAGGCCAAGGACGGCTACATGGGCATCAACCAGAACTACGCCTGGGGCCAGGATGCCTGGCGCGATTTCAACCTGGGCGTGCAGACCCTGGCGCCGGAACTCAGGCCGGCCAAGAAGCAGCAGTTCCCCAAGCTGTTCTCCGGCCAGTACGGCACCGAGATCTCGGTGCTGCTCAGAGCCAGGCAGAAGGTGGTGCACTCGAGCTTCTGGGGCGGCGACATCGAGGCCTTGATCGCCCAGGGCAAAGCCAGGGGACTGTTCAAGCGCAAGACGTTCGTTTTCACGGTAGGCGAAATAACGGCCCACCGGATCGGCAAGAAGTTCCCGCCGGGACAGCTCGCCCGCGGTCCCTACGGATTGTACGCGGAGGGTATCGACACCCCGCTCAACAAGTGGTTCCGGAGCGAGTACCGCAAGGCGTACAAGCAGCCGCCTTCGTCGCCGGCCTATCACTACGCCGATGGCATCGTGGCGGCAAAGTACGCCTACGACACGGCCATGAAGGCCAACGGCGGCAAGTTCCCGTCCACCGACCAGGTGATCAAGGCGCTGGAGCACGCCACCTTCGACATCCTCGCCGCCAAGGTCAAGATGTCCATCGGCAAGGGGCACCAGGCGGTCACCTCGGACCGCTGGGGCTATGCCGAGTGGGACGATGCCAAGGGCGAGATCGTGGTCAGGGACGTGGTGGAATTCAAGGCCGAGTGCGTGAACCCGCCGGAAGGCGTCAACGCGGCGGACTGGGTCAAGGGCGGCATGAAGGGCGCCCAGTGCGACTGAGGAACCGTTGGATCTCGAGCTGCTACTGATCATCCTGGTTGACGGTCTCGTCTACGGCTCCTACCTGTTCATGGTGGCCGTGGGCCTGACCGTCATCTGCGGCGTCCAGAAGCTCCTCAACGTCACCCACGGAGCGCTGTACGCGTTCGGCGCCTATCTCGCGGCCACGCTGCTGATCCTCTATTTCCGGGTGGACTGGCCGCAGTTCGGCGCCTTCGCGGTCATGCTGTTGGCGGCGGCCTTCCTCGGGGTGGTCTTCGGCCTCATCATCGAGCGCGGCCTGCTGCGCCATCTCTATCACGAGGACGAGCACATCATCGTGCTGGCGACCTTCGCGGCGTTCCTGGTGCTCGAGGACGTGCTGCTGCTGATCTGGGGCACCGATCCCTATCTCGCGCCGGAGCCCCTCGGGCTGCTGGGCTCGACGGAGATCGCCGGGCTTCCCTTCGACAACTACAGCCTGTCCATGGTGCTCTTGTCGGCCGTGGTGGCCGCGGTGCTGTGGTACGGGCTCAACCGGACCCAGTTCGGCAAGCTTCTGCTGGCGGTGATCTATGACCGGGAACTGGCCCAGGCCATGGGGATCAACGTCAACCGGATCTTCCTGTTGACCTTCATGCTGGGCTCGTTCCTGGGGGCCCTGGGCGGCGCCTACCAAGCGCCGGCGATCTCGGTCCAGCCCGGCATCGGAGTGGAGGTGATCGTGCTGGCGTTCGCCGTGGTGGTCATCGGCGGCATGGGCAGCATTCCCGGCGCCCTCATCGGCTCGGTGATCGTGGGCGTGGCGCGGGCCTTCGCCGTGCACCAGGAGCCGGCCCTGGAGCTGTTCGTCATCTACTTGATCATGGCCGCGGTGCTCATCGTCCGGCCTCAGGGGCTGTTCGCGCCCGCCAAGCCGAGAACCATATGAGCTGGCGCCAGGACAAGACCCTTTGGGGCCTGACCATCGGGCTCGTCGCACTGCTGGTGCTCAACTTCGTGGTGCCCGACTGGTTCCGCAATATCCTGACGCTTTCCCTGGCCCGGGGTTCGGTGGCGCTGGGGCTGCTGGTGCTGTGGCGCTGCGGGTTGATCTCCTTCGGCCACGCGCTTTACTTCGGCTTCGGCGCCTACACCGTGGGGCTCATGAGCCGCTACCTGGGCATCACCGACGCCTTCCTGACCATCGCCTGCGGGGTGGTGACCGCGGGCCTTCTGGCGTACGGCCTGGGTTTCCTGCTGCGGCAGTACCGGGGCATCTTCTTCGCGCTGCTGAACATGGCGTTCTCCATGATCCTCTACGGCGTGCTGGCCAAGCTCGAGGAGCTGGGGTCCACCGACGGCATCAGCCTGGAGGCCACGACCTACCTCTGGTACGCGCCCCTGGGGGCGGAGAACAAGACCGCGCTGTTCGTGTTCGCCGCGATCCTGACCTGGGGGGTGGCGGTGCTGGTGCACCTCTACCTGCGCTCCACCCTGGGCAACATGACCACCGCGGTGCGGGAGAACGAGATCCGCCTGGGTTACCTGGGCTACTCCGGGGAGCGGGCGGTCCATGCAAAATACGTGATCTCCGGACTGCTTGGCGGGTTCGGCGGCGCCGTCGCCGCCCTCACCATCGGCCACGTGGACCCGGACTCCATGGTGTACTGGCCGGTGTCCGGGGACTTCGTCTTCATCGCCATCCTGAGCGGCACCGGCAACGTCGTCGCGCCCTTCATCGGCGCGTTGATGTACGAGCTCATACGCACCTATGCCTTCGACCAGTTCCCGGGAATCTGGCAGTTGATCATGGGCGGAACGCTGCTCGCCATCATCATGTTCCTGCCCAATGGACTGTGGTCGCTGGTGGAACGGCGGCGGAACAGGGCGGGGCCGGGGTCCGCCGACCGGCTCCAAGCGAGAGAGGAAGAGGCATAGCCGCCGTGTCCACCGTCCTGGAAGTCCACGATCTCGAGAAGTCCTTTGGCGCCGTGGTGGCCGCCCACGACATCAACGTCGTGGTGGAGGAAGGCGAGACCATCGGCGTCATCGGCGCCAACGGCGCGGGCAAGACCACCTTCGTCAACCTGGTCACCGGCCATCTCCCGCCCGGCGGCGGCACCGTGGAATTCATGGGCCAGAGCATCCTCGGGCTCTCGGTGCGGGCCATCACGCGCCTGGGCCTTTGCCGCTCCTTTCAGGTGCCCCAGGTCTTCCTCTCGGAGACCGTCTTCGACAACTTGATGATGGCCTTCGGCGTCGCCGAAGAGGACGGCGCGGGCCTGTTGACGCCGCTCATGGAGGAAGAGCGGGCGGCCCGGGTGGAAGCCCACCTGGCGCGCTACCAGATCGCGGAGTACCGGGACGTCATCGGCTCCGCGCTGCCCCAGGGTATCCGCAAGCTCCTGGACATCGCCATGGCCACGGTGCGCAAGCCCAGGCTGCTCATGCTCGACGAGCCCACCAGCGGCATCAGCGCGGAAGAGAAGTTCGCCATCATGGACATCCTCATGCAGGCCTTGAAGGAGGAGCGCACCACCGTCCTGTTCATCGAGCACGACATGGAGATCGTCGAACGCTACGTGGACCGCGTGCTCGCCTTCTACCAGGGGGAGATCATCTGCGACGCCCCCACCGCGCGGGCGATGCGGGACGACGGCGTGCGGGAATACGTGCTGGGCCGGGGGCATGACCCGGGCACGGAAGCACGGACAGCGGCATCAGGGCGTTCCCCGTCCGGTGAGGAGACTCTCGCCGTCAGCGATCTCGACGTGAGCATCGGCGCCACCCCGATCCTGCGCGGGATCCATTTGAGCGTCCCGTCGGGATCCATGTGCGGCCTCATCGGCCGCAACGGCGCCGGCAAGACCACGTTCATGCGCGCGGTCATGGGTGCGCTCTCGGTCCAGCGGGGCACGGTACGGCTCGGCGACGTCGACCTTGCCGCGACCCCGGCCCATCGCCGCGCCCACCTGGGCATCGGCTTCATGCCCGAGGACCGCCGGCTGGTGCCCGAGCTGACCGCCGAAGAGAACATCCTGCTGCCCGTCTGGGCTACCGGCGCGGACAACGCCCGCGAGCGCCTCCGGTGGATCTACGGCCTCATGCCCGAGGTCGAGGAGTTTCGCCACCGCGGCGCCACGAGCCTGTCCGGCGGCCAGCAGAAGTTCGTCGCCTTCGCCCGCGCGCTGATGGGTGGCACCAGGCTGCTCTTGCTGGACGAGCCCGGCGAAGGCATCGCGCCGATCTTCGCCCAGCGCATGGTGGAAATACTCGACGACCTCAAGAAGGAGGGCGCCTCCGTGCTGGTGGCCGAGTCCAACGACGTCCACATCGCCAGGCTCCTCGACCGTACCTTCGTCATCGAGCGCGGCAGCATCGTGGACGACGGGTAGAGGAAAAATGGCGCCATGGACCGTGGGTTGACGTGAACCCTGCGGGGACTTGTGGTAGCTTGAGCAGGAGAGAAAGGAAGAGGAGGCTATCGTTTGCGGACTCCGAATCGTTTGAACATTACGTTGTTCTCCAGCGTCGTGGCCGGTGCAGTCGTCGGGTTGCCGGCCTACGCGTATTTTTATGGTTATTCCTGGGTCGATTGGGCCATGTTCGTGGTGCTCTACGTCATCACGGGACTCGGCATTACCGTGGGGTACCA containing:
- a CDS encoding ABC transporter substrate-binding protein; this encodes MSAIPRTKFMALAAALAVLLAAAAASAQTVKVAVPTFLTGGGAPTYGTASKNGVELVVRAINEGTLPAPYNSVGLAGRKIDLVVYDESGGGTKQVTELRNKVQKEGVDVVVGYVSSGSCAAIARVVEELRVLTLLTVCGTPRVFEELVKEPKYLFRIINHSTAGNVGAAHYVVKKLRNEAKDGYMGINQNYAWGQDAWRDFNLGVQTLAPELRPAKKQQFPKLFSGQYGTEISVLLRARQKVVHSSFWGGDIEALIAQGKARGLFKRKTFVFTVGEITAHRIGKKFPPGQLARGPYGLYAEGIDTPLNKWFRSEYRKAYKQPPSSPAYHYADGIVAAKYAYDTAMKANGGKFPSTDQVIKALEHATFDILAAKVKMSIGKGHQAVTSDRWGYAEWDDAKGEIVVRDVVEFKAECVNPPEGVNAADWVKGGMKGAQCD
- a CDS encoding ATP-binding cassette domain-containing protein; protein product: MSTVLEVHDLEKSFGAVVAAHDINVVVEEGETIGVIGANGAGKTTFVNLVTGHLPPGGGTVEFMGQSILGLSVRAITRLGLCRSFQVPQVFLSETVFDNLMMAFGVAEEDGAGLLTPLMEEERAARVEAHLARYQIAEYRDVIGSALPQGIRKLLDIAMATVRKPRLLMLDEPTSGISAEEKFAIMDILMQALKEERTTVLFIEHDMEIVERYVDRVLAFYQGEIICDAPTARAMRDDGVREYVLGRGHDPGTEARTAASGRSPSGEETLAVSDLDVSIGATPILRGIHLSVPSGSMCGLIGRNGAGKTTFMRAVMGALSVQRGTVRLGDVDLAATPAHRRAHLGIGFMPEDRRLVPELTAEENILLPVWATGADNARERLRWIYGLMPEVEEFRHRGATSLSGGQQKFVAFARALMGGTRLLLLDEPGEGIAPIFAQRMVEILDDLKKEGASVLVAESNDVHIARLLDRTFVIERGSIVDDG
- a CDS encoding branched-chain amino acid ABC transporter permease: MDLELLLIILVDGLVYGSYLFMVAVGLTVICGVQKLLNVTHGALYAFGAYLAATLLILYFRVDWPQFGAFAVMLLAAAFLGVVFGLIIERGLLRHLYHEDEHIIVLATFAAFLVLEDVLLLIWGTDPYLAPEPLGLLGSTEIAGLPFDNYSLSMVLLSAVVAAVLWYGLNRTQFGKLLLAVIYDRELAQAMGINVNRIFLLTFMLGSFLGALGGAYQAPAISVQPGIGVEVIVLAFAVVVIGGMGSIPGALIGSVIVGVARAFAVHQEPALELFVIYLIMAAVLIVRPQGLFAPAKPRTI
- a CDS encoding VOC family protein, with amino-acid sequence MARNMTQRGKVDLEGLHAPEVQAMKGIQPPADMPFRIGNMSHAVLVVRDIDASVRFYTQVLGFKVSDVYPESMVPGRMVFMRFNEDHHGLGVIGQAEDTSEGRELHHLAFEVPTLDDVFRARDHLEKHGVPIDFHGRRRAGCQVSVEFRDPDGHSLEIFWGLDQVDWEGEARPPEEWAPRPSLEEALNEAPPGQDTTLADPDLQRK
- a CDS encoding branched-chain amino acid ABC transporter permease, with translation MSWRQDKTLWGLTIGLVALLVLNFVVPDWFRNILTLSLARGSVALGLLVLWRCGLISFGHALYFGFGAYTVGLMSRYLGITDAFLTIACGVVTAGLLAYGLGFLLRQYRGIFFALLNMAFSMILYGVLAKLEELGSTDGISLEATTYLWYAPLGAENKTALFVFAAILTWGVAVLVHLYLRSTLGNMTTAVRENEIRLGYLGYSGERAVHAKYVISGLLGGFGGAVAALTIGHVDPDSMVYWPVSGDFVFIAILSGTGNVVAPFIGALMYELIRTYAFDQFPGIWQLIMGGTLLAIIMFLPNGLWSLVERRRNRAGPGSADRLQAREEEA